The sequence below is a genomic window from Halolamina litorea.
ACGTGGTCGCCGAGGCCGACGACGAGATGGCCGACGCGGTCGCCGAGACAGAGGAGTCCGGCTGACGCCGGATCACCCTCACGAATCGTTCCTCGCCATCGAAATTTTCGCCGGTTATATGACTCCCGACTAGTAACGACTAATCATGAAGCGACGCACGTACCTTCGAACCGCTGGCGTCGGGGCTGCGGGGCTACTGGCCGGCTGCTCGGCGGAACCGACCGGCGACGACACGGCGTCGCCGACCGACGGGAGCACCGACACGCCGGCGGGGACGACTACCGGCACCCCCGAGGGGACGCCGACGCTCCGCGTGGGTACCTACACCTCGTTCATCGACGCCCCGAGCACGAGCCCCGGCGCGTGGGTCAAAGAGCAGTTCGAGGCCGAACACGACGCCACGATCGAGTGGTTCGCCCCCGAGGGCGGCATCGACTACTTCCTCCAGCGACGCAACCAGGGGGTCACTGTCGACACCGACCTCTACGCCGGCCTCACGCCGGAGAACATGGTCCGCGCCGACGACAACCTCCAGGACGGCGACTCGCTGTTCGACGCCGTCGACACGGGGAACATCAGCAACGCCGACCACATCATCGAGGAGTACCAGTTCGACCCGCAGGGTCGGGCGCTCCCGATGGGTGCAGCCTACATCAGCCTCGTCTACAACCAGAACATGCTCGACGAGCGCGGCGTCGGCGCCCCCGAGACGTTCGAGGACCTCACGACCGACGACTACAGCGACGCGCTCCTGATCCCCAACCCCCAGAACAGCGAGACGGGGCTGGAGTTCATGTTCTGGACGATCAACGAGTACGGCGAGGACGGCTACCTCGACTACTGGCAGCGCCTGCTCGACAACGGCGCCCGCATCCTCGAGGGCTGGGGGGCCGCCTACGGCGCCTACAGCGAGGGGGAGGCGCCGATGGTCGTCTCCTACTCCACCGACCAGGTGTTCGCCGACATGTCCGACGCCGACATGGCCGAACACCAGATCGGCTTCCTGAACGGCGAAGGGTACGCCTACCTCGAAGCGATGGCTCGCTTCAGCGACACCGACAAGCCGGACCTAGCCGAGTCGTTCATGTCGTTCATGCTCCGGCCCGAGATCCAGGCCGAAGTCGCCCAGCGAAACGTCGCGCTGCCGGCGGTCGACAACGCCGAACTCCCCCAGAAGTTCGACGACCTGACGCCCGAACCCGAGACGGTCGTGTCGTTCGACTACGACCGCCTCTCCGGGAACGTCGACGGCTGGCTGGAGGAGTGGTCACGGCAGGTCGCCACCCAGTAGCGTGGCGGCGATCCGCCACCGACTCGAAGCGGTCACGTTCCCGCTGGCCGCCGTCTCGACGCTCGTCCTGCTGACGCTGCTGTTCTACTACCCCGTGGGTCGGGTACTCTCGGAGGCGATCTGGCGCGAGGGGCGACTCACCGCCGAGCCCCTACTCGTGGTGCTTCGGGACCCCTTCTTCTTCGGCGTCCTCGCACAGGCCGTCGACGACCCGTCGGTGCTGTGGACCAGTTTCGAACCCCACCACCTCGGTCCGATCACGTACCCGTTCCCGAACTACCGGCTGGGGCTGTTCGGCTTCACCGCCTACCAAGCGCTCCTCTCGACGGTCGCGAGCGTCGCGCTGGGGCTCCCGGGGGCGTACGTGCTCGCCCGCTTCGAGTTCCCCGGTCGGAAGACGATCCGTTCGCTGACCGCGGTGCCGTTCGTGATGCCGTCGATCATGGTCGCCATCGGCTTCATCGCCACGTTCGGCCGCAACGGCGTGCTCAACACCGCCCTCACCGGGCTCGGGCTCCCGCGGGTCGAACTGCTGTACACGCTGCCGATCATCGTCCTCGCTCACGCCTTCTACGACGCGCCGCTGATCGCCCGGGTGACGGCGACGGCGTGGGAGAGCGTCGACGCCGGCACCGCCGAGACGGCCCGGAGCCTCGGCGCGTCGCCGCGGCGGGCGTTCGTGGACGTGGTGTTCCCCCAACTGCTGCCGGCGATCCTCACCGGCGCGCTGTTGACGTTCATCTTCTCGTTCATGTCGTTCGCCATCGTGCTCGCGCTGGGGGGTCTCCAGTTGGCGACCGTCGAGGTCTGGGTGTACCACCGCGTCGGCCAACTCGACTACGCCGGCGCCTCGGCGCTGGTGACCCTGGAGATGGTGTTCTCGCTCGTCCTGACGTACGCGTACCTCCAGTACGAGGCACGCCAGCGCGCCGAGAGCGCCGCCCGGCCGGCGCCGCGAAAGCCGCTGTTCGGTCGGCTCAACCTCGACCGAGTGGCCGTCTGGGGCTACGTCGCCGTCGCGCTGGTGGTGTTCGTCACGCCGATGGCGAGCATGCTGCTTTCGAGCGTCACCGGCCCGAACGGGCTCACGCTCGCGCACTACCAGTTCCTCGTCGACCGACAGCTGACCGCCGAAGCGTTCCAGATCAAACCGCTGACGGCCATCACCAACTCCCTCATCTACGGCGTCGGCAGCCTCGCCATCGCCGTCCCGATGGGGGTGTTGCTGGCGGTCGTCTCCACCCGGGACGTTCCCGGGAGCAAACTGATCGACACGCTCTCGATGGCGCCCTTCGCCGTCTCCGGGGTCGTCGTCGGCCTCGGTCTGCTGCAGGGACTCGTGTTCGGCACCGAGGCGTTCGGCTACCGTTTCACCGTCACCGGCGCCGTCGCCGTCGTCGCCGCCCACGCCGTCGGCGCGTACCCCTTCGTTACGCGCAACGTCGCGCCGCTGCTGGCGACCATCGACCGCTCGGTCGTCGAGTCGGCGCGCACCCTCGGCGCCTCGCGGCTCCGGGTACTGCTCGACATCGAACTCCCGCAGGTGTTCGCCGGCGTCGTCGCCGGCGCAGCGTTCGCCTTCGCCATCAGCATCGGGGAGTTCGATTCGACGGTGATTTTGGCCAGTGGGAGTTCGGCGTACACCATGCCGGTCGCCATCGAACGCTTCATCGGCCGACGCCTCGGTCCCGCGACGGCGATGGGCTGTGTCCTGCTCGTCGTCACCGCCGCCAGCTTCCTCGTCATCGACCGCCTCGGCGAAGGGAGGGGGATGTAGATGGCCCGCATCGAACTCGACGGCGTCCGCAAGACCTTCGACGACGCCGTCGCGCTCTCGGAGGTCTCCCTCACCGTCGAGGAGGGGGAGTTCTTCACGCTCGTCGGCCCCTCGGGCTGTGGGAAGACGACGACGCTCAGAACGATCGCCGGGCTGTCGTCGCCGACCGAGGGCACGGTCCGCTTCGACGGCGAGGACGTGAGTGACACGCCCGTCGAGGACCGCAACGTCGGCGTCGTGTTCCAGAGCTACGCGCTCTTTCCCCACATGACCGTCGCGGAGAACGTCCGCTACGGCCTGCGTTTCACCGACCCACCTCGGGGGCTGACCGTCGACGAGCGCGTCGAGGAACTGCTCGAACTGGTCGACCTCCCGGGAATGGGCGACCGTGAGCCCGACGAACTCTCCGGCGGCCAGCAACAACGGGTCGCACTGGCCCGCGCGCTCGCGCCCGCCCCGGACGTGCTCCTGCTCGACGAGCCGATGAGCGCACTCGACGCGCGGCTACGCGAGCAGCTACGCCGTGCCATCAAGCGTATCCAGCAGGAACTCGACGTGACGACCGTCTACGTCACCCACGATCAGGAGGAGGCGCTGGCCGTCTCCGATCGGCTCGCGGTGATGCACGGCGGCGGTGTCGAGCAGGTCGGCACCCCCGTCGAGGTGTACGAACGCCCCGAGACCGAGTTCGTCGCCTCGTTCGTCGGCGAGAACAACGTCTTCTCGGGGCCCGTCACCGACCGCGAGGGCGACGAACTGGCCGTCGAGGTGGAGGGGGAGACGTTCCACGTCGACGCCGGCGACGCCGACGTGGCCGTCGGCGACAGCGTGACGTTCTGCGTGCGCCCCGTGGCACTCGACACCGACGCCGGCCACAACCGATTCCCGGTCGCGCTCGGAACCACGGAGTACCTCGGCGGCACCACGCGCCTCTACGGCGAGTGGGCGGGCCGCGAGATGGTGCTCCGGCTGCCCGAGCCGCCCGACACCGACGCCATCACGGTCGGGTTCGACCCGGCCGACGCGATCGTACTGTAAGCGGGGTCAGCGCCCGTATCGCACGTACGAAATCAGCAAGAACGCACCGACAGCGCCCAGAACGAACCCCACTACGCCGGCGACGCCGGAAACGGACCGGCCGAGGAGGGCGCCGACGACCAACCCGGAGAACAGCGACCCGAACACGTACAGCGCGCCGGTCTGCCACTCCCCGATCAACTCGACCGCCGAGTTCTCGCTCATACGCCACGACCGCCCGCGGATGGCATAGTGTTTCCCCCGTTGGGAAAGCCGGTACGCTGAAGGGCCGAATCCTGTAACCTACGGGTGATGATCACGCTCGCTTCCGACTTCGGCACACCCTACCCAGCAACGATGAAGGGCGTCATCCTCCGGCAGTGCGACGCCCGACTGGTCGACATCGCCCACGACTTCCCCCGGCAGGACGTGCGCGCCGCCGCGTTCTGGCTCCGGGAGGTCCTCCCCGAATTCCCGCCGGCCACTCACCTCGTTGTCGTCGACCCCGGCGTCGGCACCGACCGCGCCGCGGTCGTCGTCGAGGCAGGCGACCACCGCATCGTCGCCCCCGACAACGGCGTCGCGCTCCCGGCGGCCCGCCGCATCGTCGACGACGACGAGGAGATCGAGGTCTACGAGGTCGCCTACGACGACGACGAGACCGCGAGCAACACGTTCCACGGCCGGGACGTGTTCGCGCCCGCCGCTGCGCGGGTCCACGAGGTCGACGAGGTGGCCCACGCCGACGACGTGACGCCGGTCGACGACTGGGTCGACCTGACGTTCCCCGAGCCGATCCGCGACGAGGACGCCGCGACCGGCGAAGTGCTGGTCGTCGACGACTTCGGGAACACCATCACCAACATCCCCGGCCACGTCCTTGACGGCCACACATCCGTTCGGGTCAACGACGAGTTCGCGCCCGTCGAGGACGCCTACGCGGCCCGCGACCCCGGCGAGCGCCTCGTGACCGTGGGAAGCCACGGCTACGTCGAGTTCGCGGTCAATCAGGGCCGCGGCGACGAGGCGTTCGACCTGACCGTCGGGGACGCCGTCGACCTGGACTGGTAGAACCCCACAGGCTCTCCGCGACCGGGTCGTTTTCAGCCTGCGGCCCCAAGTACGTGGGACGTGCCACCAGACGACGATGACGAGTTCGCGGAGCTCCGCGCCGAGGAGGGAAACGCCATCCTCAGGCTCTTTCGGGAGTACGGTCGGGAGCGCTTCCCCACCTTCGCCGGCGGCGCCGTTGCTGCCGTCGTACAGATGCTCATGGAGTTGGTTCCCTCGCTGCTGCTCGCGGTCGCCATCGACTCCCTGTTCTTCGACACGACGGCGTTCTCGTTGTTCCTCGTGCCCGAGTCGTGGATCCCCGCCGAGCCGGGCCCGCAGTTCCTGCTCGCCGGGACGCTGATCGCCGCCGCCTACGCCGTCGGCGCGGGCTCCAGTTGGGTGAACAACTACCTCTGGAACAGCTTCTCCCAGCACTTCCAGCACTCCGTGCGCGTCGATACCTACGACGCGCTGCAGCGACAGGGCGTGGAGTTCTTCGACAACCGCCAGACCGGCGAGGTGATGAGCATCCTGAACAACGACGTGAACCAGTTGGAGGGGTTCCTGACGACGAACCTCAAGAGCTTCATCACCATCCTCGTCCGGGTCGGTGGGATGGGCGTCGTGATGCTGATCATCAACTGGCGGCTGGCGCTCATCCCCGTCGCTGCCATCCCGATACTGGGCTACCTGAGCTACTGGTTCGTCGAGGCGATCCACCCGAAGTACCAGGAGGTCCGGTCGGCGGTCGGGAAGCTCAACAGCCGGCTGGAGAACAACATCGGCGGCATCGAGACGCTGAAGTCCTTCACCACCGAGCGCTTCGAGACCGGCCGCGTGCGTGACTCCTCGCGGGACTACCTCGACTCCCAGTGGGACGCCATCACCACCCGGATCAAGTTCTTCCCCAGCCTGCAGGTGACGACCGCGGCGGCCTACGTCGTCGTCTTCTTCGTCGGCGGCTGGTGGGTGGTGACTGGCTCGCCGCCCCACCCGTTCTTCTCCGGCGGCGACCCGAACGCCGCCCTGAGTGCCGGGACGCTCGTGCTGTTCTTGAACTACTCACGGCGGTTCGTCTACCCGATGCGCCAGATGGGCCAGATCATCAACGGCTACCAGTACGCCGAGGCCGCCGGCGAGCGCATCGTCGGCCTGCTCGACAGCGAGAGCCGTGTGAGCGCCGACGCCGACGGCATCGAACTCGACGAGGTCGACGGCGACGTGGTCTTCGACGACGTGGACTTCGCCTACCGCGACGAGGCGGGCGAGGCCGAGGAGACGGTGCTGCGCGGGATCAGCTTCGAGGCCGACGCCGGCGACTACGTCGGCCTCGTCGGCCCCACCGGCGCCGGGAAGTCGACGACGATGAAGCTCCTCCTGCGCTTCTACGACCCCGATTCGGGGACGATCTCCCTCGACGGCCACGACGTGGCCGACGTGGACCTGCGGAGCCTCCGCGAGCACGTCGGCTACGTGAGTCAGGAGCCGTACCTGTTCTACGGCACCGTCGCCGAGAACATCGCCTACGGCGTCCCCGACTACGACGAGGACGAACTGCGCGAGGCCGCTGAAACCGCCGGTGCCCACGAGTTCGTCGCCGACCTGGAGGACGGCTACGACACGATGGTCGGCGAGCGCGGAGTCAAGCTCTCTGGCGGCCAGCGCCAGCGGATCGCGCTCGCCCGCACCGTGCTGCGGGACCCGGACGTGCTCGTCCTCGACGAGGCGACGAGCCACGTCGACAACGAGACGGAGGCGGTAATCCAGAACAGCCTCGACGCCCTGACCGAGGACCGCACCGTCTTCGCGATCGCCCACCGGCTCTCGACGGTCCGGAGCGCCGACCACATCCTCGTGATGGACGACGGCGAGATCGTCGAGCGCGGGAGCCACGAGTCGCTGATCGACGAGGAGGGCCTCTATGCGAACCTCTGGCGCGTACAGGTCGGGGAGATGGAGGCGCTCCCCCGCGACTTCGTCCAGCGGAGCCTCGAAGCGGAGTAGTCAACCCGCCGGAACGTTTTCGTTGATTGCCAACAATTGGCACGCATGGACACCTACATGGCGCTGGTCGACGTGACCGACGAGACGGTCCAGAACGTACAGGACCTGGCGACCATCTGGGGCGACCTCACGGGCGACATCGAGGCGCTGGGCGGCGAACTCACGGACGCCTACGCCGTCCTCGGGGAGCACGACTTCCTGATCGTGTTCGAGGCCGACGGCCGCGACGCCGCCTTCCAGACCTCCGTCTCCATCGAGCGCTACGGGCTGGACACCCAGACGATGGAACTGATCCCCGTCGACGAACTCGGCGGGCTGGTCGCGGACATCTAGCTTTCGGTCACGTCTCGGGTGGACGGCTGACAATCGCCGCCGCTCGGACCTAGCAACCCTTTTCGAGCCGCGGTAACACGGGACAGTCGTGACCAAACAGCAGCTGTTCGACGACATCGAGGCCGACGAGGACTGGCTGACCGGCCTCTCGACGGATATCTGGGAGAACCCCGAAGTCGCCCTGCAGGAACACGACGCCGCCGAGGCGCTGGGCGACGCGCTCCGGGAGGAAGGGTTCAGCGTCGAGTTCGGCGTCGCCGGTATCGACACCGCGTTCGTCGCCCGTTACGGCGATGAGGGGCCGGTGGTCGGGACGATGGGGGAGTTCGACGCGCTCCCGGGAATGAGCCAAGCCGCGACCGCCGAACCCGAACCGATCGAGGAGGGCGGGCCGGGGCACGGCTGCGGCCACAACCTCTTCGGCGTCGGCAGCCTCGCCGGCGCCATCGCGGTCAAGCGCGCGATCGAGCGCGGCGACGTTGAGGGCTCGGTCGTCTACCTCGGCACGCCCGCCGAGGAGGTCGGCGCCGGCAAGGTGTACATGATTCAGGACGGCGCGTTCGACGGCCTCGACGCCGTCGTCTCGTGGCACCCCGGCTGGACTAACGCGCCGAACAAGGGCTCCTGCCTCGCGGTGGACACTTTCTCAGTCCGGTTCGAGGGTGAGAGCGCCCACGCCGCGGCGGCGCCCGAAGCCGGCCGGTCGGCGCTCGACGGCGTCCAACTGCTCGGCAACGGGATCGAGTTCATGCGCGAGCACGTCGCCGACCCGGTCCGGATCCACTACGTCGTCACCGACGGCGGGCAGGCCGCCAACGTCGTCCCCGCCGAGGCGTCGATGGAGGTCATGGTCCGGGCGCCCGACCGCGCGGCCGTCGAGGCCGTCTCCGATCGTGTGCGCGACGCCGCCGAGGGCGCGGCGCTGATGTCCGGCACCGAGGTCGACGTGACCAAGACTTCCGGGATGTACGGCGTCCTCCCGAACCACACGCTCGGGGACACCATCCTCGCGAACATGGAGGCCGCCGACTTCCCGCTCTCCGAGGAGCAGGAGGCCTTCGCCGCCGACCTGAAGGAGACCCTCGGGAGCCCATCCTACGCCGACGTGCCCGCTGACCGCCGTGACGAGGCCGCCGAGGCGGCGATGTTCACCGAACCACTCGACGCGCCCGACGAGGGAACGACCGGCTCTTACTCGACGGACTCGGGCGACGTGTCGTGGACCGTCCCGCTGGGGCGCTTCCGCGCGGCGACGTGGCCGGCGGGCACGCCAGCCCACTCGTGGCAGGCCGTTGCCGCCGGGAAGGACCTCGGCACCGCGGGGATGCTCTTCGCCGGGAAAGTGGTTGCTGGGTCGCTCTACGACCTGCTCACCGAGAACGAACTGCTCGAAGAAGCGACCGCGGAGTTCGAGGAACGGAAGGGCGACCGCGAGTACGAGTCGCCGCTGCCCGCCGACGCCGACCCCTACGAACTCACCGACCGCTGAGTACGCGGGCTGCTCCGGCGGCCGCTCTCCCCGCGCCGGACCCCGTAGTTTAAACCCGAGAGCGGGCAAGATTCCGGTAATGAAGCCGACGGAGCTGTCGGGCCTCCCCGGCGGCGTGGGCGAGCACCTCGAGGGCGAGGGCGTCGAGGAGCTCTACCCGCCGCAGGCAGAGGCCGTCGAGGCGGGCGTGACCGACGGCGAGAACGTCGTCGCCGCGGTCCCCACCGCCTCCGGGAAGACCCTGATCGCCGAACTCGCGATGCTCTCCGCGGTCCAGCGGGGCGGGACCGCCCTCTACATCGTCCCGCTGCGCGCGTTGGCAAGCGAGAAGAAGACCGAGTTCGAGCGCTGGGAGGAGTACGGGGTCACCGTCGGCGTCTCGACGGGCAACTACGAGTCCGACGGCGAGTGGCTCGGCTCGCGGGACATCGTCGTCGCCACGAGCGAGAAGGTGGACTCGCTGGTCCGCAACGGCGCGCCGTGGATCGACGACCTCTCCTGTGTCGTGAGCGACGAGGTCCACCTCGTCGACGACCGGAACCGCGGCCCGACGCTCGAAGTCACGCTCGCCAAACTCCGCCGACTGAACCACGACCTCCAGACGGTCGCGCTCTCGGCGACGGTCGGCAACGCTCCCGAGATCGCCGACTGGCTCGACGCCGAACTGGTCGACTCCGATTGGCGACCCATCGACCTCCGCACCGGCGTCCACTTCGGGAACGCAATCAACTTCGCCGACGGCTCACAGCGCGAGGTGCCCGTCGACAGCGGCGGCAAGCAGACCCCGGCGCTCGTCGACGACACCCTCGACGAGGGCGGCTCCAGCCTCGTCTTCGTCAACTCCCGGCGTAACGCCGAGTCCGCCGCGAGCCGGCTCGGTAGCGTCACCAGCGACCACCTGACCGACGAAGAGCGCGCCGACCTCCGCGAACTGGCGACGGCGCTCCGGGACGTCTCCGACACCGCGACCAGCGACGACCTCGCGGAGTGTGTCGCCGAGGGCGCGGCGTTCCACCACGCCGGCCTCTCCAGCGAACACCGGGACCTCGTCGAGGGCGCGTTCCGCGACCGGCTGATCAAGGTCATCGCGGCGACGCCGACGCTCGCGGCCGGAGTCAACACGCCCTCCCGTAGAGTGATCGTCCGGGACTGGCGGCGCTACGACCCGGAGTTCGGCGGCATGAAGCCACTCGACACGCTGGAGATCCACCAGATGATGGGCCGGGCCGGCCGCCCCGGACTCGACCCCTACGGCGAGGCGGTGCTGCTCGCCTCGAACAACGACACGAAGGAGGAACTGTTCGACCGCTACGTCCACGGTGACCCCGAGCCCGTGCGCTCGAAGCTCGCCGCCGAGCCGGCGCTGCGGACCCACCTGCTCGCCACG
It includes:
- a CDS encoding amidohydrolase translates to MTKQQLFDDIEADEDWLTGLSTDIWENPEVALQEHDAAEALGDALREEGFSVEFGVAGIDTAFVARYGDEGPVVGTMGEFDALPGMSQAATAEPEPIEEGGPGHGCGHNLFGVGSLAGAIAVKRAIERGDVEGSVVYLGTPAEEVGAGKVYMIQDGAFDGLDAVVSWHPGWTNAPNKGSCLAVDTFSVRFEGESAHAAAAPEAGRSALDGVQLLGNGIEFMREHVADPVRIHYVVTDGGQAANVVPAEASMEVMVRAPDRAAVEAVSDRVRDAAEGAALMSGTEVDVTKTSGMYGVLPNHTLGDTILANMEAADFPLSEEQEAFAADLKETLGSPSYADVPADRRDEAAEAAMFTEPLDAPDEGTTGSYSTDSGDVSWTVPLGRFRAATWPAGTPAHSWQAVAAGKDLGTAGMLFAGKVVAGSLYDLLTENELLEEATAEFEERKGDREYESPLPADADPYELTDR
- a CDS encoding ABC transporter ATP-binding protein, whose translation is MPPDDDDEFAELRAEEGNAILRLFREYGRERFPTFAGGAVAAVVQMLMELVPSLLLAVAIDSLFFDTTAFSLFLVPESWIPAEPGPQFLLAGTLIAAAYAVGAGSSWVNNYLWNSFSQHFQHSVRVDTYDALQRQGVEFFDNRQTGEVMSILNNDVNQLEGFLTTNLKSFITILVRVGGMGVVMLIINWRLALIPVAAIPILGYLSYWFVEAIHPKYQEVRSAVGKLNSRLENNIGGIETLKSFTTERFETGRVRDSSRDYLDSQWDAITTRIKFFPSLQVTTAAAYVVVFFVGGWWVVTGSPPHPFFSGGDPNAALSAGTLVLFLNYSRRFVYPMRQMGQIINGYQYAEAAGERIVGLLDSESRVSADADGIELDEVDGDVVFDDVDFAYRDEAGEAEETVLRGISFEADAGDYVGLVGPTGAGKSTTMKLLLRFYDPDSGTISLDGHDVADVDLRSLREHVGYVSQEPYLFYGTVAENIAYGVPDYDEDELREAAETAGAHEFVADLEDGYDTMVGERGVKLSGGQRQRIALARTVLRDPDVLVLDEATSHVDNETEAVIQNSLDALTEDRTVFAIAHRLSTVRSADHILVMDDGEIVERGSHESLIDEEGLYANLWRVQVGEMEALPRDFVQRSLEAE
- a CDS encoding ABC transporter ATP-binding protein, with translation MARIELDGVRKTFDDAVALSEVSLTVEEGEFFTLVGPSGCGKTTTLRTIAGLSSPTEGTVRFDGEDVSDTPVEDRNVGVVFQSYALFPHMTVAENVRYGLRFTDPPRGLTVDERVEELLELVDLPGMGDREPDELSGGQQQRVALARALAPAPDVLLLDEPMSALDARLREQLRRAIKRIQQELDVTTVYVTHDQEEALAVSDRLAVMHGGGVEQVGTPVEVYERPETEFVASFVGENNVFSGPVTDREGDELAVEVEGETFHVDAGDADVAVGDSVTFCVRPVALDTDAGHNRFPVALGTTEYLGGTTRLYGEWAGREMVLRLPEPPDTDAITVGFDPADAIVL
- a CDS encoding ABC transporter permease, coding for MAAIRHRLEAVTFPLAAVSTLVLLTLLFYYPVGRVLSEAIWREGRLTAEPLLVVLRDPFFFGVLAQAVDDPSVLWTSFEPHHLGPITYPFPNYRLGLFGFTAYQALLSTVASVALGLPGAYVLARFEFPGRKTIRSLTAVPFVMPSIMVAIGFIATFGRNGVLNTALTGLGLPRVELLYTLPIIVLAHAFYDAPLIARVTATAWESVDAGTAETARSLGASPRRAFVDVVFPQLLPAILTGALLTFIFSFMSFAIVLALGGLQLATVEVWVYHRVGQLDYAGASALVTLEMVFSLVLTYAYLQYEARQRAESAARPAPRKPLFGRLNLDRVAVWGYVAVALVVFVTPMASMLLSSVTGPNGLTLAHYQFLVDRQLTAEAFQIKPLTAITNSLIYGVGSLAIAVPMGVLLAVVSTRDVPGSKLIDTLSMAPFAVSGVVVGLGLLQGLVFGTEAFGYRFTVTGAVAVVAAHAVGAYPFVTRNVAPLLATIDRSVVESARTLGASRLRVLLDIELPQVFAGVVAGAAFAFAISIGEFDSTVILASGSSAYTMPVAIERFIGRRLGPATAMGCVLLVVTAASFLVIDRLGEGRGM
- a CDS encoding ATP-dependent DNA helicase; amino-acid sequence: MKPTELSGLPGGVGEHLEGEGVEELYPPQAEAVEAGVTDGENVVAAVPTASGKTLIAELAMLSAVQRGGTALYIVPLRALASEKKTEFERWEEYGVTVGVSTGNYESDGEWLGSRDIVVATSEKVDSLVRNGAPWIDDLSCVVSDEVHLVDDRNRGPTLEVTLAKLRRLNHDLQTVALSATVGNAPEIADWLDAELVDSDWRPIDLRTGVHFGNAINFADGSQREVPVDSGGKQTPALVDDTLDEGGSSLVFVNSRRNAESAASRLGSVTSDHLTDEERADLRELATALRDVSDTATSDDLAECVAEGAAFHHAGLSSEHRDLVEGAFRDRLIKVIAATPTLAAGVNTPSRRVIVRDWRRYDPEFGGMKPLDTLEIHQMMGRAGRPGLDPYGEAVLLASNNDTKEELFDRYVHGDPEPVRSKLAAEPALRTHLLATVASGFANTREDILDFLGNTLYAVQSAGSAQLESVTDTVLNYLAVNEFVDREDGTITATEIGHTVSRLYLDPMSAAEIIDGLRGSEGGDDRTGNYGSRGGLADPDGDESAGFTTANDLLDDDALAGSDADEAGDADEAADDEDDDVSALGLYHLVSRTPDMYQLYLKSGDRETYEEELFERETELLGRTPSEYDDVAFEEWLSALKTARMLEDWASEVDEDRIAERYGVGPGDIRGKVDTAEWLLNAAERLAGELDLSNVVSVREAKKRVEDGVREELLDLTSVRGVGRKRARRLFEAGIESRADLRDADKSVILGALRGEKTAETVLENVGREDPSMEGVVADGDAKRAGREEAGGQASLGDF
- a CDS encoding GYD domain-containing protein, producing MDTYMALVDVTDETVQNVQDLATIWGDLTGDIEALGGELTDAYAVLGEHDFLIVFEADGRDAAFQTSVSIERYGLDTQTMELIPVDELGGLVADI
- a CDS encoding SAM hydrolase/SAM-dependent halogenase family protein, translating into MITLASDFGTPYPATMKGVILRQCDARLVDIAHDFPRQDVRAAAFWLREVLPEFPPATHLVVVDPGVGTDRAAVVVEAGDHRIVAPDNGVALPAARRIVDDDEEIEVYEVAYDDDETASNTFHGRDVFAPAAARVHEVDEVAHADDVTPVDDWVDLTFPEPIRDEDAATGEVLVVDDFGNTITNIPGHVLDGHTSVRVNDEFAPVEDAYAARDPGERLVTVGSHGYVEFAVNQGRGDEAFDLTVGDAVDLDW
- a CDS encoding thiamine ABC transporter substrate-binding protein yields the protein MKRRTYLRTAGVGAAGLLAGCSAEPTGDDTASPTDGSTDTPAGTTTGTPEGTPTLRVGTYTSFIDAPSTSPGAWVKEQFEAEHDATIEWFAPEGGIDYFLQRRNQGVTVDTDLYAGLTPENMVRADDNLQDGDSLFDAVDTGNISNADHIIEEYQFDPQGRALPMGAAYISLVYNQNMLDERGVGAPETFEDLTTDDYSDALLIPNPQNSETGLEFMFWTINEYGEDGYLDYWQRLLDNGARILEGWGAAYGAYSEGEAPMVVSYSTDQVFADMSDADMAEHQIGFLNGEGYAYLEAMARFSDTDKPDLAESFMSFMLRPEIQAEVAQRNVALPAVDNAELPQKFDDLTPEPETVVSFDYDRLSGNVDGWLEEWSRQVATQ